A stretch of the Ostrea edulis chromosome 9, xbOstEdul1.1, whole genome shotgun sequence genome encodes the following:
- the LOC125663390 gene encoding uncharacterized protein F54H12.2-like has protein sequence MMHRESCACGTSSLELFKVPPTNVTLEDSKWMEYYPISSTLNSDTAPIEFEIKGQGDEYLDLSQTYLQMVCKFTKANGTNLAGGHSTSTPVNNILHSLFSEIDVSLNGKVITPGTDTYPYKAYLEKLLSYAPKTLETQMRACSLWEKDTAGHMDEVKLEALAQTPVEFPVVSNKISIAAVIPTPEYPDDSKNVGLRKRHEKITDSKEIVLMDRLHLDLFEQEKCLPNGLDVRLRFNRARPQFYMMTAAGSSGKVAIQSMILWVRKVKPVPSIINLINQQLSTQTAKYPLRRVEVKTFTIPSGTQSKITDHLFQGQMPKLIVLGFVDNAAFNGDNTRNPFHFQNERDWAPDITLEEYKNGYTLWCVDFTKDQEAQTDKFHLIQTGNLRVEVQFAANVARTLNCVVYAVFDNLLEINKQREVSIDY, from the exons ATGATGCACCGAGAATCTTGCGCTTGTGGCACCAGCAGTTTAGAACTGTTTAAAGTGCCCCCGACCAACGTCACTTTAGAAGATTCGAAATGGATGGAATATTACCCCATTTCCAGTACCCTCAACTCGGATACGGCTccgattgaatttgaaatcaaaggacaaggagatgaatatctggatttatcCCAAACTTATCTCCAGATGGTCTGTAAATTCACGAAAGCCAATGGAACGAATCTCGCAGGAGGCCATTCGACCTCCACCCCCGTGAATAACATTCTCCATTCCTTGTTCAGTGAAATCGATGTCAGTCTCAATGGAAAAGTCATTACCCCGGGGACGGATACTTATCCCTACAAAGCGTATCTGGAGAAATTGTTGTCTTATGCACCCAAGACTCTGGAAACCCAGATGAGAGCCTGTAGCTTGTGGGAAAAAGATACGGCAGGACATATGGATGAGGTCAAATTAGAAGCTCTGGCTCAAACTCCTGTGGAATTTCCAGTAGTGTCTAACAAAATCAGCATCGCGGCCGTCATCCCGACTCCCGAGTATCCGGATGATTCCAAGAATGTAGGGTTGAGAAAACGTCACGAGAAGATTACAGACAGTAAGGAGATCGTGTTGATGGATCGATTACATCTGGATTTGTTTGAGCAAGAGAAATGTCTCCCTAATGGCTTGGATGTCCGTCTCCGATTCAATCGCGCTCGACCCCAGTTCTACATGATGACCGCTGCCGGGAGTAGTGGGAAAGTGGCCATTCAAAGTATGATCTTGTGGGTGAGGAAAGTCAAACCTGTGCCGAGTATCATTAATCTCATCAATCAGCAACTGAGTACTCAAACGGCGAAATATCCATTGAGACGAGTGGAAGTGAAAACCTTCACCATTCCTAGTGGGACCCAATCTAAAATCACCGATCATCTGTTTCAAGGACAGATGCCTAAACTGATCGTGTTGGGTTTTGTGGACAATGCGGCTTTTAATGGGGATAATACCAGAAACCcctttcatttccaaaatgagaga GACTGGGCTCCGGACATTACCCTGGAAGAGTATAAAAACGGTTACACCCTCTGGTGTGTGGATTTCACGAAAGATCAAGAAGCCCAGacggataaatttcatctcatacagaCGGGGAACTTGAGAGTGGAAGTGCAATTTGCCGCCAACGTAGCCAGGACCTTAAACTGTGTGGTGTATGCCGTGTTCGACAATCTGctagaaatcaacaaacaacgaGAAGTCAGCATCGATTACTAA
- the LOC125660919 gene encoding uncharacterized protein LOC125660919, producing MDPFRRAQIILLCDLCKTAHLQSHCERCHINLCQTCVGKHLSDSSIRHKVVPYKYRKSLNYSTCPDHADELCKNYCEKCDIPVCSTCVSSSKHEGHDTSDILEKLCAKTESLQKDLDELETRIYPRYEEMASDVQTEKVELETNYGELTTIADQQGEILHRQITAIVNQRKSDIQEMKNKHLSTLNKNTEEITQKMAELKQIMSDLKSILKSNDVSLTSTYKSRNSEFRTLPPTVRVTAPSLSPQKINKDQLNEMFGSLSPLSINTEHGDTIKSAEAVSSPPVKPLLDEPSVTAAIDTGYNNLYSVSCLSEDQVWTRGNNDTMNLLNLQSELLTSIQTKSGYEPGDITVTRDGDLVYTDYRDNTINLIKNKQIQTVITLQGWKPLSVCCTAANDLLVTMESDDYIQSKVVRYSGSTEKQSIQFDDQGRPLYSSGGYINKYLSENKNLDICVADCDARAVVVVNQSGKLRFRYTGHPSNTEQSFKPYGITTDSQSHILTADRHNDRIHILDQDGQFLRYIHCGLYTPLGLCVNIRDNLFVAEPVTAKVKKIQYL from the coding sequence ATGGACCCGTTCCGCAGAGCCCAGATTATCCTATTGTGTGACCTCTGTAAAACTGCCCacctacagagtcactgtgaacgTTGTCATATAAATCTATGCCAGACCTGTGTTGGGAAGCACCTCTCGGATTCGTCTATAAGACACAAAGTCGTGCCCTATAAATACAGAAAATCTCTTAACTACTCAACATGTCCAGACCACGCCGACGAACTCTGTAAAAATTACTGTGAGAAATGTGacattcctgtctgttctacctgcgtcTCCTCAAGTAAACATGAAGGTCACGATACatcagatattctggaaaaactctgcgctaaaacagaaagtttacagaAAGATCTGGACGAACTCGAGACCAGAATTTACCcgcgatatgaagaaatggccTCCGATGTCCAAACTGAGAAAGTCGAGTTAGAAACAAATTACGGAGAACTAACAACAATTGCCGATCAACAAGGAGAAATCTTACACCGGCagatcaccgccattgtcaaccagcggaaatccgacattcaggagatgaaaaacaaacacctatctaccctgaataaaaatacagaagaaatcacacagaaaatggcggaactcaaacagatcatgtctgacttgaaatcaatcctaaaatcaaatgacgtctccttaacctctacttacaaatctaggaattccgaatttagaacattaccgcctaCAGTCCGAGTTACAGCACCGAGTCTctctcctcagaaaataaacaaagatcagctcaatgaaatgtttggttctctgtcgccattatccattaacacagaacatggcgacacaatcaagtcagcagaagctgtatcgtctcctccagtcaaaccactgcttgatgagccgaGCGTCACCGCcgccatagacactgggtataacaatctatacagtgttagctgtctgagtgaagatcaagtctggacacgcGGGAATAACGACACCATGAATctgctcaacctccagagtgaactactgacatcaatacaaaccaagtcagggtACGAACCGGGGGACATaacagtgacacgggacggagatcttgtttatactgactataGAGATAACACTATAAACTTGAtaaagaataaacagatacagaccgtgatcacactacaggggtggaaaCCTCTCTCTGTCTGCTGTACCGCGGCTAacgatctcctggttaccatggagAGTGATGATTACAtacaatccaaagtcgtgcgttactccggctccacagagaaacaaagcattcagtttgatgatcagggtcgtcctctctactcatctggtggttatatcaataaatacctcagtgagaacaagaacctggatatctgtgtggctgactgtGACGCTagagcagtagtggtggtcaatcagtcaggaaaactccgatttagatacactggtcatccctctaataccgagCAATCATTTAAACCAtacggcatcactacagacagccagagtcacatcctgacagcagaccgTCACAAtgaccgtatccacatcctagatcaggacggacagttcctccgttacattcactgtggtTTATACACTCCATTAGGTTTATGTGTgaacatcagagacaacctctttgtggctgagcctgtcactgctaaagtgaagaaaatccaatatctataa
- the LOC130049935 gene encoding uncharacterized protein LOC130049935 yields MATRRDPLYNFQTLPGFRYRLVVVAEERVGENWVVRSENDLSTFSPFDQSGVREIICRVRAEYEGRAPRRRTARISTATRPRRRAPQPPSPPPPYSPATPTTPPPAIPSAPVEYSPVPMSDSPASPVEYSPRSPSPAPPPSPAQSPSLLVAATSSPPRPAAPARPPPPTIRFAGRTPPPRPTHAPVATHPPRNHPMTVPGWADRAVPIWFKCPVCWQDRHPPRVEIIHLLVDPSPTCWLTGLTGDVFEDVRALAFLNERNVKNRAFRFFKGTRTMSRRVGPDPTVNDYCIKWEEDWEQEIAPPASREALPPPPMSQDLPPPEENWDAELEVVQRPPGRLFFKHGWLPVFVFDHEQPPEEQKKKRRKKKNRQ; encoded by the exons atggCTACAAGAAGAGACCCGCTCTACAATTTCCAGACCTTGCCTGGCTTTCGGTACCGGCTGGTAGTGGTGGCTGAGGAACGGGTAGGGGAGAATTGGGTTGTGCGTTCTGAGAACGACCTGAGCACCTTCTCCCCTTTCGACCAGAGTGGGGTCCGTGAGATCATCTGCCGGGTGCGGGCCGAGTATGAAGGGAGGGCACCCCGCCGCCGCACCGCTCGAATCTCCACGGCCACGAGACCGCGCCGACGGGCCCCACAGCCAccctcaccaccaccaccttacTCCCCGGCGACGCCTACAACACCACCACCAGCGATCCCATCGGCACCAGTGGAATACAGCCCGGTGCCGATGAGCGACTCACCAGCGTCACCGGTGGAGTATTCACCGAGGTCACCGTCCCCCGCACCACCTCCCAGTCCAGCCCAGAGTCCGTCGCTGCTGGTGGCAGCTACGTCATCACCACCGAGACCAGCAGCCCCTGCAAGACCCCCACCACCTACCATCCGGTTTGCAGGGAGGACTCCGCCACCGAGACCAACCCACGCACCGGTGGCAACTCATCCCCCGAGGAACCACCCTATGACTGTCCCTGGCTGGGCAGATAGGGCGGTTCCCATCTGGTTTAAGTGTCCTGTCTGCTGGCAAGACAGG CATCCACCCAGGGTAGAGATAATACATCTCCTCGTAGATCCGTCACCGACATGCTGGTTGACAGGTCTCACAG gggatgttttcgaggacgTCCGCGCTCTCGCCTTTTTAAACGAGCGCAACGTCAAAAATCGGGCATTCCggttttttaaaggaaccagaACCATGAGTCGCAGAGTAGGACCAGACCCTACGGTGAATGATTATTGTATCAAATGGGAGGAGGATTGGGAGCAAGAGATTGCCCCGCCGGCCTCACGGGAGGCTCTTCCCCCACCGCCCATGAGCCAGGATCTGCCCCCGCCAGAGGAAAACTGGGACGCAGAGTTAGAAGTGGTACAGCGGCCTCCGGGGagattgttttttaaacacGGCTGGTTGCCCGTTTTTGTGTTTGACCACGAGCAACCCCCGGAGGAGCagaaaaagaagagaagaaagaagaagaacAGACAGTGA